Within the Petrotoga miotherma DSM 10691 genome, the region AAAATTTATTTCCCTAATTGACGTATTACAACAAATACTCTTGATAAAATTGAGTTCTTCTTTTTTTATTTTATCTTTCGAAAAAATTACTTTAATGAATTTTGGTTGTGGATAATCGCTAACAAATGTTATTTTATCATAAATATCAAAATAAAAATATCTATTATTTATTTCTATGTAATAAATACTTTTCTCAATTTCTATTTTATCTTTATAAACAAAAAGTTCTTCTTGAGTTTCATCAAAAAAAGGGCTGAGATGGTAAAAACAAATTATTAAAAGTAGAAGGTAAAAAAAGTTTAAAGTTAACTTTTTCCATTGCACTAAATATCGAGCTCTTTCACCTTATTAGCATTAGATTCAATAAACTCTCTTCTAACCGAAGGATCATATCCCATGAGTATTTCTATCATCTCTTCTGCCATTTCTAAATCTTCCATCTTTATTTTCACAAGTTTTCTAGTTTCTCTATCCATAGTGGTTTCTCTCAATTGGTCAGGATTCATTTCTCCTAACCCCTTATATCTTTGTAGCCTCCATTTTTTATCCCCATACTTTTTCTTCAATTCTTCAAGTTCATCGTCAGAATAAAGATAAAAATGTTGTTTTCCAACTTCAAATCTATACAAAGGTGGTTGAGCAATGTATACATATCCTTCTTCTATTAAAGAACGCATATATTTGTGAAAAAGCGTCAATACTAAAGTTCTAATATGCGCACCATCAACATCTGCATCAGTCATGATAATGATTTTACCATATCTCAATTTGGATAGATTAAACTCGTCTCCTATACCAGTTCCCAATGCTGTGAAAATATTCGAAACCTGTTCATTTTTTAAAAGTTTTAAAAAGTCAGTTTTCTCTGCATTTAGAATTTTTCCTCTTAAAGGTAAAATTGCCTGGTACATCCTGTCTCTAGCTTGTTTTGCATTTCCCCCCGCAGAATCTCCTTCAACTATAAAAAGTTCTGATTCGTTTAAATCCCTCGACGTACAATCTGCCAATTTACCTGGTAAAGTTGTATTTTCGAATATTGTTTTTCTTTTAATGCTATCTCTGGCTCTTTTAGCCGCCAGTCTTTTTTTGTAGGCTAAAAACATTCTTTCAAAAATGTTTTTTGCTTCTTTTATATTTGCATCAAAATATAAAGATAATTTTTCTGTAGTTATTTGATTTACTGCTTCTCTAGCAACTTTAGATCCCAATCTTCCCTTTGTTTGACCTTCGAAAACAGGATTGGGCATTTTTATATGTATTATGGCTAATAATCCTTCTCTCACATCTTCTCCACTAAAATTCTCGTCTTTTTCCTTTAAAACGTTGTACTTTCTTGCATATTCATTTGATAATCTTGTTAGAGCCTGTTTAAATCCAGATTCATGTTCTCCTCCATCGATAGTTCTAATGTTGTTCACAAAAGAAATAACATTGCTTTCTTCAGAATCGGTATATACAAAAGCTATTTCCACTTGAATTTCAGACTCCACTTTACTATATTGATATGATCCATACATATAAACCGGCTCGGAAATAGAATTCATTTTCCGCCGTTTCAAGATGTAATTTATAAATTCATTTAACCCACCTTGAAAATGAAATTCTTGCCTATAATCTCTTTTTCTATCTTCAAAGATAACTTTCAAGTTAGGATTTAAAAAGGCTATTTCTTTCAACCTATTCTCTATTAATCGTGATTCAACTGTGATATCTCCATCATCGAATATTTCTTTATCAGGGAGAAATTTCACAACAGTACCAGTCTTGTCTGTTTCGCCTATAACAATTACATCTGTTTGAGGAACGCCTTTTGCATACTTTTGATAGTATATTTTTCCGTCTCTGTAGACCTTTACCTCCATATATTCGGAAAGAGCGTTAACAACCGATGCTCCTACTCCATGAAGCCCTCCACTAACCTTATAGGCTTTCTTATCGAACTTTCCACCCGCATGAAGCGAAGTCATAACTAACTCCAATGTATTTTTGTTTTCAGTTGGGTGTATATCTACAGGTATACCTCTTCCATTATCCTCAACTTCAATAGAATCATCCTCATTCAAAGTAACTCGGATTGTATCACAAAAGCCATTAACATGCTCATCTATGGCGTTATCAATTATTTCATAAACCATATGGTTTAATCCGGTTTTACCCGTTGATCCAATGTACATTCCAGGTCTTAACCTAACAGGTTCTAGTCCTTTTAAGACTTTTATATCGTTTCCAGAATATGTTTTTTCTACCATTTAAACACCTCCACAAGAGTTCCTCAAGAAACAATTCTAATTCTATTTATCGTTTCATTTTCTAGAATAGAATTTAATGCGTTCAACAATATTTTTTCCCTAAAAAGTATTTCCTGTTTAACATAATTGTTTTCACAGGCTATTTCCACTACCTTCTCTTTTAAGAGATAATTTTTAACTGTTACATGTTTTGATAAATTCTCAGGCATATACTTAGGTAATTCTTCTCTTAATTTTTTTATTATATATATTTTTTTGTAGACCAAATTTTTTTTAGAAAGTTGTTTTAAAACTCCTTCAAACTTTTCCTCCATTTAGACCATCTTAGTAATATACTGTTTCCCTTAATCTTCTATTTTTTCTGTAATGAAATCTTTCCAATTATCGAGAATAGCTTCAGTTACTACACCAGGTACAGTAAAAGTAAAATCAGGAAAAATTCTTCTAACAGGTACTACCCCTCTTGAAGTGTGGGTAAGAAATACTTCCTCAGCAGATAAAAGTTCCCATACTTGAACATTTGCTTTCTCTTCAACTTCTAAAGATAAATCATTTGCTAATTCAAGGACATCTTCTCTGGTTATCCCCGGTAATATTCCTGATGAAATATGAGGTGTCAACAAAACGCCACCACTGACGTAAAAAATATTAGAATATGTGCCTTCGGTAACATTACCGAACTCATTCAAAATGATGGAATCATAATAATAATCGTATTTTTTATGGATGTATTTGATCGATCCATTTAAAGGTGTTTTTACATAATAAGGAATAATAGGAGAGGAACTTTTCCTTTCTCTAGCTATATTTACTACCACGCCTTCTTCAATTAAATCTACATCCTCTTTTAATTCTTCAACAAAGCAATAAAATGTTTTATATTTAGAAGTGAAAGGAGTTACATATATTTTAAATCTGAATTCTTCATAATTATGAATCTTTTTTGCCTGATTTAAAATTATTTTTATCTTTTCCAGAGGTGGTATTTCAAGTGCCATAAAATCAGCAGATCGCTTCAACCTGTCATAATGCCTTTTTAAATTGTAAGGAATACCTGAATAAGTTCTGAGTACATCATAAATGGAATAACCATTCACGAACCCTTCATCATCTCCACTAACCAAGGGAAATTCTACCCACTCTTTACCATTATAAAACATTTGATACCACCCCTTTATTTTCTTTAGACAAAGAAGATATCATCGTATTAAAAAACTGACCTTTTTCAATTTTTTTCTCATGAAATTGAACATTATGAGGGATATAATATTCATCGTATCCAAAAAAAACATCTTTTAAGCGATTTTCTGTCAATACCTTAACTCTAGACCCTATAACACCATTAAGGTAATTTTTTCTTGAGAGATCGGCAATTTTATTCATTTGTGAAAGTCTGGACTTTTTTTCATTTCCGGGTATCTGATTTTTCATCTTAGCAGCTACAGTCCCTTCACGTGGTGAATACCTAAAACTATGGACTTTCAAAAGCTTAAGTTCTTCAATTGAATCAAACATGATACCTAAATCTTTCTCATCTTCACCTGGAAAACCAACTATGAGATCACAGGTAATAGAAAATTTTGAGTCGTATTTTCTTAAGTTTTCAATGGCTGTATAAATCATTTTTCTATTATACTTTCTATTCATTGTTTCTAAAATTTTATCGGAAAAATGTTGAATCGAAAGATGTACGTGTCTTTCAAATATTGGATAAGCATTCAATATGGCAGACAAATTATCGGTTATTATTTCAGGATATAAAGATGTTATTCTTATTCTAATTTCTTTATCAGCAAAACGCTTCCCAATTTGATTTAATAGTTCTTCCAAGGTTTCTGAATTGTCCACTCCATAATATCCCAAATTTGTTCCGGTAAGCACTATTTCTTTATAACCTTTTTCTATGAATTTTTCTATACTTTTAATAACTTCTTCTTTTGGTAAACTGACTATTTTTAATCCTCTCAAAAATCTTATTTTACAGAATGTGCAGGAGTTAATACATCCTTCCTCTATGGGTAAAAAAACCCTTGTTCGGTTATCGTACGGTTCGTTGGGAACTAATATGTCATATTTTTCATTATGGAGCCAAAAATGCTTATCTGAGTATATACCTTCTTCGTACAAAAAACGGTCTATTTGTTTTTTTTCAAAATTACCTAAGACCACATCGGCACCTAATTTATTTAATTCTTCGGGATCAGAAATAGAATAACAACCTGTAGCTATAATCTTTGAATTTTCATTTAATTTTTTTAATCTCCT harbors:
- a CDS encoding DNA gyrase/topoisomerase IV subunit B; its protein translation is MVEKTYSGNDIKVLKGLEPVRLRPGMYIGSTGKTGLNHMVYEIIDNAIDEHVNGFCDTIRVTLNEDDSIEVEDNGRGIPVDIHPTENKNTLELVMTSLHAGGKFDKKAYKVSGGLHGVGASVVNALSEYMEVKVYRDGKIYYQKYAKGVPQTDVIVIGETDKTGTVVKFLPDKEIFDDGDITVESRLIENRLKEIAFLNPNLKVIFEDRKRDYRQEFHFQGGLNEFINYILKRRKMNSISEPVYMYGSYQYSKVESEIQVEIAFVYTDSEESNVISFVNNIRTIDGGEHESGFKQALTRLSNEYARKYNVLKEKDENFSGEDVREGLLAIIHIKMPNPVFEGQTKGRLGSKVAREAVNQITTEKLSLYFDANIKEAKNIFERMFLAYKKRLAAKRARDSIKRKTIFENTTLPGKLADCTSRDLNESELFIVEGDSAGGNAKQARDRMYQAILPLRGKILNAEKTDFLKLLKNEQVSNIFTALGTGIGDEFNLSKLRYGKIIIMTDADVDGAHIRTLVLTLFHKYMRSLIEEGYVYIAQPPLYRFEVGKQHFYLYSDDELEELKKKYGDKKWRLQRYKGLGEMNPDQLRETTMDRETRKLVKIKMEDLEMAEEMIEILMGYDPSVRREFIESNANKVKELDI
- a CDS encoding DciA family protein, whose amino-acid sequence is MEEKFEGVLKQLSKKNLVYKKIYIIKKLREELPKYMPENLSKHVTVKNYLLKEKVVEIACENNYVKQEILFREKILLNALNSILENETINRIRIVS
- a CDS encoding aminotransferase class IV gives rise to the protein MFYNGKEWVEFPLVSGDDEGFVNGYSIYDVLRTYSGIPYNLKRHYDRLKRSADFMALEIPPLEKIKIILNQAKKIHNYEEFRFKIYVTPFTSKYKTFYCFVEELKEDVDLIEEGVVVNIARERKSSSPIIPYYVKTPLNGSIKYIHKKYDYYYDSIILNEFGNVTEGTYSNIFYVSGGVLLTPHISSGILPGITREDVLELANDLSLEVEEKANVQVWELLSAEEVFLTHTSRGVVPVRRIFPDFTFTVPGVVTEAILDNWKDFITEKIED
- the mtaB gene encoding tRNA (N(6)-L-threonylcarbamoyladenosine(37)-C(2))-methylthiotransferase MtaB, coding for MKRKVSFITFGCKMNQAESQAMAEKLSPHFDIVFEEKMGESDIYVLNTCAVTSEAERKVRQTIRRLKKLNENSKIIATGCYSISDPEELNKLGADVVLGNFEKKQIDRFLYEEGIYSDKHFWLHNEKYDILVPNEPYDNRTRVFLPIEEGCINSCTFCKIRFLRGLKIVSLPKEEVIKSIEKFIEKGYKEIVLTGTNLGYYGVDNSETLEELLNQIGKRFADKEIRIRITSLYPEIITDNLSAILNAYPIFERHVHLSIQHFSDKILETMNRKYNRKMIYTAIENLRKYDSKFSITCDLIVGFPGEDEKDLGIMFDSIEELKLLKVHSFRYSPREGTVAAKMKNQIPGNEKKSRLSQMNKIADLSRKNYLNGVIGSRVKVLTENRLKDVFFGYDEYYIPHNVQFHEKKIEKGQFFNTMISSLSKENKGVVSNVL